Part of the Arachis hypogaea cultivar Tifrunner chromosome 6, arahy.Tifrunner.gnm2.J5K5, whole genome shotgun sequence genome, ATTGGGTTCTCACACTAGTTATAACTTCCTTGTACTCCTCCTTAATTGTATGAATATATGCAATCCTTACTCCCTTCTCCAAATTCTTCCATAAGACCTCTCTTCATATCCAATAGTATACCGTTTCCAATTCAATAAACACCATGTATAAATCCTTTTTGTTATTCTAAAGCCTTTCCATCATTCTATATATAGCTTCCATGGTAAATCTACTAGCATAAAACCAAACTGGTTATCTGAAACCTAAGTCTCTTATCTCGACCTCTATTTTATCGCTCtctcccataacttcatagtatgacacATATAAGCTTGATTTCTCTGTAATTTCCACAATTTTCTATATCTCATATTTTACTATAGAGACATCAAGATATTCCACCTCTATTCGTGTAGCTTCTTTTTGGACCTTTAAACCTCATTCATTTAGATAaacaataaatacaaaaaaaactcTATATAAGATTTTGGTTCCAATAATTTCCACAAAGGTCCTGTCACTCTTTTTGGAGGGATATCAATCCCAATGTTTGGACTCGAGCTTGGTCTTGGTCTTTGTTAAGTACCAGGCCAATCTCAAATTGGGCCCTCATTGGAATTGTTGATATGAGATTATAGAGAATGATAGGTATCCTTTTGTAAATAACTGctgattcagcactttatttaGATGAAAGAGGATTTTAGGAACTGTTGGGAAGAGAAATATGGATAGAGGCAACGGAGTGTAGGAagggtttaaaaaaaatttggaaggACTTCGGAAGATAAAGGGACCGTCTCGCACACATGCTTATAAGCTAACTCCATAAGGCACCTATTAGTCCccaaggctgcgtttgtttttgaAGATGTATACAGAGACATGGATAGTGAAtgtttaaaaagtgtttggaagtagagacatagacactagacactatcTCCGGAACCATTCTTtacttttgtgtccactcttttatAAAGGAGAATGATGGACATGGAATTTCAGAAGGTAGACAtggatttttttccttttgtccATAGATATTTTGTTATTCCACTGTTACTCTCTTCTCCATTCTCTATCTCTgcgttcttctttctctctttttctccatGTACTCTCTTCTTCTTGCAGAATTTCTTACCTGGCTTGATAATTCATTCCTTCTTATTGTTCATTCTCTTCTCTATGTCATGCTTCAGGTTTACTCAATGGAAACTTAATTCATTCTTCTATTTACATTACTttgtttattcttaattttgttacTTCAATACCATTTTCACCTTGTTGGTTTATAGACCAATTCTTCTTGTAATCCCCTGACTCCCCACACACTCATTCtctattaaattagtttatacTTGATGTGGAAAATTTGAAATCACATGACTATTTGTCATTTcacataatattttagtcttattcATGTCTATCCAAATATAATACAGGACATTATATTAGTCTTGTACAttgtatccaaacacaatacacaaaggatcatttttagtgtctttattCTATTAATTGTGTGTCACTGTCATGTCCACAAAAACAAACACAGCCCAAGAAACCGATAGATTAGTAAGGGGAAACGACAGGGATTGGTGATTCTTGGAAAATATGGATTAATGCCTTTCTGAGTAGAGATTATACAAACTAAACCCAAATGAGTAGAAAATTTAAGGATTGCCACAAGGCTTAGGACCGATATCCAAAAGAACAAATAAATTTGTGGTGGCCAAAGAGTATAAAGTACATATCTAAGCAGACGCAGCAGTATGAATTTAAGAACTTACCGGAAGTTGTAGAACATCACAAAGACCTGCTAAATCTGGCTTTGGCAAGAACTCATCTACATTACCTGTAGGCATGAAAAAGAGCCATCAGCAACATGTCCCTTCCAGCAACCACCTTCCCAAtcaagaaaaaatggagaaaaatTCATGATTTCGTGTGCATAAAGAAATAGATAAATGAATCAAAGAAAGTCAGCAGTACTAGTGTTTAGCTTCTTGTTCTTCAaactttttttcaaatatttggaATTGGCATGATCTGGCACTTTCCCCTTCCTTGTGACTGTAGTATCCTTGGACACTTCCTTCCTTTTGGAATCAACGTTACCCTCAGACACTTTCCTCTTCTTTCTATTATCAGCATTATTTTCACTTTCAGATTCCTTTGCTTTGTGATCAAAGTGATTGGCAGGTTTTCTGATCCTTTGAGATGAAACAGACAACAATTTCCATCTAGGACTCCTTCCCTGAAGGAGATTACTCCAAGAAAAAACATCAAAACCATCATCCAATTCCTTCATCACTCTTTCGCCATGCAATAAAATGTTCTTTGCATATTCCCCTCCTTTCTGCCATACTCTCGCTATGAAGGACAATCCATGATTATCAATGTCACTGCTTCCACCAGAAAATACGGTTGATAACTCACAGATTACATCATGTAGAAGTGACTGATCAGAGGCAATGTCTTGAGCAAAGACTGGAGTGTTGCTGCCATGTAAGTCATCAAGCTTACTGAAAAGATAGGTGGCACCCCATCTGAGCAGGGCATGAGAGGTACTATTGTTAACCAACTGGATACTACTACCCTCTTTTGCAAGCATTAGAACCTTTTCTTCAACAGTAAAAGATGAGTATAGTCTAAACACCGTTAACTGTTCGAACTGTGAGCTTATAGGCATACGTTGTAAGACTCTTAAATCATTTTCTGGGTCCCAGTCACTGTCAAACAATATAATGGCATCAACAGAGGAAAGCTTAACACTAGGGAGGCAAGCACGActttccaacaagaagacaaatgCTCTTTCGCCATCATTAAATTTGTCTAGAGCACTTTGCTTCGCTTTGGGCGCATACCCAGCAGCATATCGTACATAACAATGTTCGCCAAATCTCCGACAAAGTACATCATCCAAAATATCTCCAATCGATGTCAAATCACTAGTTGACTGCAGTTTTAAAATCATATGAAAAGAAAGAGAGATAAGATTTAAATAAGTCCTTAGGTAACTTGAAAAATAgaggggaaaaaaaaagaaaagaagataaaatgACCACAATGTTTGAAGTTTTGGGAATGAACTTGACAGccataataaaatagaaataaaagaagataaaTGAATTTAAATGAAGAGAAACTGGTTTTGTTCTCATAATTGAAACAAGGGAACAAAGCAAGGAACGTAGTAAGATGGCCAATCACAAGCACGCACACAAGACAAAGTGATACTTACAAATCCAAAATTCTGCttttaaatgattttttgaaaatccaGTTTGAGCTCAACAAGGACGCTAAATTTATGACAGCCCTACTAATCATTTTTGGAAAACTTATAACTAAATGAAACCACATTGACCAATTGAAATATTTATTGTAGCTCataattttactttttcaatCTAACCAACCATGAAATACTGAGACATGGTTTAAAAGCCATAAACATATAATCAATGCCTTTAGTTACATAGACCAgtcatcaaacataaattaaaagtatCTAGTTATTTATGTCCAATACAGTACAGGACATGGAGCCTTAACAACAATTATAATAATCATATAGATAAGCCAAAGATTCATGAGGAAAAAATTACGGAATAGCAAAACGGAGGAAATGCCACAAATTTTAAATAGAACACTTGACAAATTAAAAACTAAGATAGTATAGTAaattaaaattccaaaaatcaGGTAATTTTGGATGTATATAAACAACACTTATATTATTAACTCATCCCATAAGTTTTGCTTTATAGTAAAGTAACATCaatgcaaaaaattaaaataaagcaagAGACTTCAGTGGATGAACCTCGGATACACTATATTACTTCCTGCTACCGATTCCAAAACAAATAATGAATAAACTcgcacaaattcaaaaataaaagaaatatcaaTAATGATAAGGAACAGTCAAGGGAGTTTAAACGATGATAACCTGAAATAATATCATCACTCTTAAACCACGGCTTCTTGCTTTCAAAAGGATTTTTTCAAGAAGCTGCAATTTGCCACTTGCTTTTATCCCAATATTCAACTGCTCTTCAACAGACAGACCTTTATTGACGGAATTATATAGTGACGAGTCCAAGAGAAAGGGATGGTTGCAGCACTGTATACATCAGTCACACTGAATCACTGATCTGTTCTATTCGAAATGCATTGGGAGCCATAGATTTTATACAAGTCAAAGAAATGATACcataaagagagaaagaaggggggGGGGGATTTAATTAATGGTTAACAAGCAAATTCGCATGAGGTGAAAACTTTCAGCTTCTATTTGAACTTATTATTTAACTTCAGGTATACCTTCCTTGTTGAGTTAAGGAGGCCGCGGAGAGCATTGACCTTGTCAGACTTTTGGGCTGAGCATAGCAGAGTTCTGTCAGAAAGCAGCAATGAACAATACTGCTCAAGTTGCAAACTGGAAAGCTTGGAAGGAACCCAAAACTCTGCAAACCTAGTGGACCCTGTTTTTGTTCTAAATGCCACATATTGATCCAATTTGCTTTTCAAATCGGAAATGCTATCAGAGACTAATGGCTCTGTTTCAGTAGTATTTAACACATGATTTTCAGAGTTGAGGAAGGAAAGCATTTTGACATAATCAGCTCGATCATCCTGAAAATCCATTGCAGAAGTTGTCAATGTGACAAAAACATCAATAGCAAACACAAGTAGTATACCTTGATCTGTCCGCTAACAACCAGGAGCCTCAACTTTGTTGTCAAAATCTTGATATTGTCAAGGTGTTCCAAAATTCTAGGTCGCTGGCATTCATCAACTATTATTGCTTCCCACAAAATGCATCGTAGTTCCTTTAAGTCCTGCAAATCATATTAGCATTCATCATAGAACAATTgaaaacttaaattgtttctggAAAGTATCAGTTTGTACAATAAGAGAGTATATACCTCAACGATAATATCAGACgatgataataatatttgaaaTAAGATGCCATTGTCATCGTTATAAAACTCCAAGGTCCTTATGCTTCTCCGTACATCTTTGTTTCCCTTGTAAATGACAAGATTTGCAGATGGAGCCAAATGTAAGAACTCTCTTTCCCACACAGCAAGAGCAGCAGAAGTTGAGACAATGAGGAAAGGCCTTGTCACCTTACAATGCAATGACAATATAAATGACATCACCTTCATAACCCGCTCCTGAAAATATAATTCAGCAAAAAATGAGACATTCTAAAGCCATTAATATTGCAAGATGGAAATTATAGGATTCAAGATGAGGGGTCAAAATGTAGGGGTATCATTCTAATTCAGcaaacaacaacaagaagaacaaaGCTTTATCCCATAGGTGGGGTTGGCCTTCTAATTCagaaaaattcagatttatttgCAAGTAAAATGTACCAATAGAGGTATACTTGTTTAGGGGtgaaactggcataaaagctttCATGGATGAGTTTGATGTGTAAAATTACACAAGGAGCTCACCCATGAAAATGCCCACCCTAGAACCAGATTGTAAATCCTAAGGGTAAAAAGCTAACATGAATATAAGCTTAATACTATGAAGATGAGGATGCTTGGATGGATGAGTGGAAACATTGGACTAGAAAAGATTAGGAATGAATACATTACAGAGGGAGAGAAGGTTGGGATCATACGAATTATAGAGAAGATATGTACAGAGAACGCTTGCCAAAGGTCCAATTAGGAGATAGTGATTGTTACTTGTATTACTCAAGCGAGGTACTCATAGTAcaagttcaatttaattacaaGTCCTGGTGTTTAGAAATTTAAGTAAACAACAaataaggagaattaaaaattaccTGGTCAATCTTATCATCTACAATGACAGCACTCTGACCTTTGTGCCAACACATGCAAAGCTTGTTCACATAACTCAAATGCTGACTAGAAACTGCCACTGAATTACCTGAAGGCGGTACAGGTAATTCAGCAAAGGAAGCTTTTCTCTCCTACAGGCCCAAGTAAACCATTTAGGGAATCATGCTCATATTTAGACTTGAGATACATTTCATACAAGTTGTAAAGAGCTAATTTTGCCTTTATATATTGAAAGTATCCATCTCATACATGAGTGTAACCCCAATAAAAAAGTTACAAATTTGATAGGATTCATATTGTCATCCCTCCCATGGATTATGGAAATCATTGTCAAGCAGAAGAGTGCTCATATTTCTCTCTCTTACAAGAAGATAGGAGGACAAGAGAAACTCTACCAGAACAAAGCTACAGAAATCTAAAACATCATTTGGAAAAAATGCTGCAATCTGAAGCCACTTCCACACTAAACAAGTCATTTAGATTATGATGTTGCATTTAATGTAAGCTCTAGGTGCacgtatttataaaaaaaaaaaggatagccCAGAGCACAAGCATCCCACGTTAACACAAGGTCCGGAGAAGGGCCACACCCAAAAGGTGTAATGTACACAGCCTAACCTGATAATTATATCAGTGGCTGTTTCCACAGAGATTTCCATAAACAAATAAATGAGATTTCTGTTCTCCTACTGTCCTGCATCTTTCTTAGTTTCCTctctttatttaaaaaagtaaaaaataaaaaaattgcaaaTTTCATTAGATAGTGTTGTTATAGAGTTCATGATAGAACTTTTGAAAAGATCACAGTAGGCAATAATAGTAGATCCATCATATTTAGCCAGATCAAAAGAAGCACCTCATTAATGTCTCCATCCATCCCCTTTTGAAGACGACGACTTTCATAATCATTTTTGAGTTTCATGCCTTCAGACGACGTCAAAAAGGAAGCACTATCTAGTTCCCATGTAACATGATCATATCCAAGACCAGACCACTTTACAAGCCATTCAAAACAGCCAACTGAATAATTGTTATCATGCCCATCTAAatgttctttattttgctttggtAACACAATTGCTCTTTTTAGCAACAAGCGGTGGGGTATACTCCATTCTTTTTTCCACTTGATAACCTATCATTGTGGCATACAAGAAATTTATTAAGGATAGTTCCAAAGCAAGTATAAAAAATGAGCATTGCCATTCGTTTCTGAGAAAA contains:
- the LOC112696531 gene encoding uncharacterized protein isoform X12, coding for MVPLSTTRTSCCFGKGCQRRYHPSCLNPPLNYYPVGFWNCAWCVKKKLDLGAYSISEGVESILDSREGISKNNVTEKEYFVKYLGLAHAHNRWIPETQMLEEGPKVLSAFKRKRRVIKWKKEWSIPHRLLLKRAIVLPKQNKEHLDGHDNNYSVGCFEWLVKWSGLGYDHVTWELDSASFLTSSEGMKLKNDYESRRLQKGMDGDINEERKASFAELPVPPSGNSVAVSSQHLSYVNKLCMCWHKGQSAVIVDDKIDQERVMKVMSFILSLHCKVTRPFLIVSTSAALAVWEREFLHLAPSANLVIYKGNKDVRRSIRTLEFYNDDNGILFQILLSSSDIIVEDLKELRCILWEAIIVDECQRPRILEHLDNIKILTTKLRLLVVSGQIKDDRADYVKMLSFLNSENHVLNTTETEPLVSDSISDLKSKLDQYVAFRTKTGSTRFAEFWVPSKLSSLQLEQYCSLLLSDRTLLCSAQKSDKVNALRGLLNSTRKCCNHPFLLDSSLYNSVNKGLSVEEQLNIGIKASGKLQLLEKILLKARSRGLRVMILFQSTSDLTSIGDILDDVLCRRFGEHCYVRYAAGYAPKAKQSALDKFNDGERAFVFLLESRACLPSVKLSSVDAIILFDSDWDPENDLRVLQRMPISSQFEQLTVFRLYSSFTVEEKVLMLAKEGSSIQLVNNSTSHALLRWGATYLFSKLDDLHGSNTPVFAQDIASDQSLLHDVICELSTVFSGGSSDIDNHGLSFIARVWQKGGEYAKNILLHGERVMKELDDGFDVFSWSNLLQGRSPRWKLLSVSSQRIRKPANHFDHKAKESESENNADNRKKRKVSEGNVDSKRKEVSKDTTVTRKGKVPDHANSKYLKKSLKNKKLNTSNVDEFLPKPDLAGLCDVLQLPKNVKALGARLLEHILEYFNVNWRDVSTMQAFELSVCWLAASLLKHNFDKQGSLALAKVHLNFNCEEEEVTYVYSKLLKFKKEFSSCLQSGICVEKCTSDCETPGLTDLVEDMQNGFQGPLESDTYRHDLQRESPTTVLATHYQTCAENFQIRLTDIGSCPQKSSGTFPAKADAIPVTSKASFLEHQSEVFDSSDDPCNVNPGTGSLENQINGDDFEVSLINNNEVVETITCSTADVPEVNQHCSVVSAVHGESIMDFPETTFPYMEPSNTDLLPLPQEDVTSFLENISIGEVLPFDEIFFENYNLHEDEPTLQVPDDPPESVPDPLQIEMERIKKATEEANRIRQQKLHQLESDHGMEVKELVAKYQMLLQNISTEVALQKKELDAYYKTVQKNKLLASVLDHNHKEYKREAVLFAEQGLPSAMGTASSSSTQQREHQPPLMSDQRLEQCLPMIAPHLFTPTEAVNTLEIANTSTAVPEMSAPRECIDPMIQSYVNLNYGCYSMASNPHLEASNSVPMMPSLSSGIPEQQLPLHLHQWQYQ
- the LOC112696531 gene encoding uncharacterized protein isoform X14, which gives rise to MLEEGPKVLSAFKRKRRVIKWKKEWSIPHRLLLKRAIVLPKQNKEHLDGHDNNYSVGCFEWLVKWSGLGYDHVTWELDSASFLTSSEGMKLKNDYESRRLQKGMDGDINEERKASFAELPVPPSGNSVAVSSQHLSYVNKLCMCWHKGQSAVIVDDKIDQERVMKVMSFILSLHCKVTRPFLIVSTSAALAVWEREFLHLAPSANLVIYKGNKDVRRSIRTLEFYNDDNGILFQILLSSSDIIVEDLKELRCILWEAIIVDECQRPRILEHLDNIKILTTKLRLLVVSGQIKDDRADYVKMLSFLNSENHVLNTTETEPLVSDSISDLKSKLDQYVAFRTKTGSTRFAEFWVPSKLSSLQLEQYCSLLLSDRTLLCSAQKSDKVNALRGLLNSTRKCCNHPFLLDSSLYNSVNKGLSVEEQLNIGIKASGKLQLLEKILLKARSRGLRVMILFQSTSDLTSIGDILDDVLCRRFGEHCYVRYAAGYAPKAKQSALDKFNDGERAFVFLLESRACLPSVKLSSVDAIILFDSDWDPENDLRVLQRMPISSQFEQLTVFRLYSSFTVEEKVLMLAKEGSSIQLVNNSTSHALLRWGATYLFSKLDDLHGSNTPVFAQDIASDQSLLHDVICELSTVFSGGSSDIDNHGLSFIARVWQKGGEYAKNILLHGERVMKELDDGFDVFSWSNLLQGRSPRWKLLSVSSQRIRKPANHFDHKAKESESENNADNRKKRKVSEGNVDSKRKEVSKDTTVTRKGKVPDHANSKYLKKSLKNKKLNTSNVDEFLPKPDLAGLCDVLQLPKNVKALGARLLEHILEYFNVNWRDVSTMQAFELSVCWLAASLLKHNFDKQGSLALAKVHLNFNCEEEEVTYVYSKLLKFKKEFSSCLQSGICVEKCTSDCETPGLTDLVEDMQNGFQGPLESDTYRHDLQRESPTTVLATHYQTCAENFQIRLTDIGSCPQKSSGTFPAKADAIPVTSKASFLEHQSEVFDSSDDPCNVNPGTGSLENQINGDDFEVSLINNNEVVETITCSTADVPEVNQHCSVVSAVHGESIMDFPETTFPYMEPSNTDLLPLPQEDVTSFLENISIGEVLPFDEIFFENYNLHEDEPTLQVPDDPPESVPDPLQIEMERIKKATEEANRIRQQKLHQLESDHGMEVKELVAKYQMLLQNISTEVALQKKELDAYYKTVQKNKLLASVLDHNHKEYKREAVLFAEQASSSSTQQREHQPPLMSDQRLEQCLPMIAPHLFTPTEAVNTLEIANTSTAVPEMSAPRECIDPMIQSYVNLNYGCYSMASNPHLEASNSVPMMPSLSSGIPEQQLPLHLHQWQYQ
- the LOC112696531 gene encoding uncharacterized protein isoform X11 codes for the protein MHNMIATKADVGHSTSRCGGSEQCKDNTQTGVHVKDKKAVGELVCLQCLHGSELICCFGKGCQRRYHPSCLNPPLNYYPVGFWNCAWCVKKKLDLGAYSISEGVESILDSREGISKNNVTEKEYFVKYLGLAHAHNRWIPETQMLEEGPKVLSAFKRKRRVIKWKKEWSIPHRLLLKRAIVLPKQNKEHLDGHDNNYSVGCFEWLVKWSGLGYDHVTWELDSASFLTSSEGMKLKNDYESRRLQKGMDGDINEERKASFAELPVPPSGNSVAVSSQHLSYVNKLCMCWHKGQSAVIVDDKIDQERVMKVMSFILSLHCKGNKDVRRSIRTLEFYNDDNGILFQILLSSSDIIVEDLKELRCILWEAIIVDECQRPRILEHLDNIKILTTKLRLLVVSGQIKDDRADYVKMLSFLNSENHVLNTTETEPLVSDSISDLKSKLDQYVAFRTKTGSTRFAEFWVPSKLSSLQLEQYCSLLLSDRTLLCSAQKSDKVNALRGLLNSTRKCCNHPFLLDSSLYNSVNKGLSVEEQLNIGIKASGKLQLLEKILLKARSRGLRVMILFQSTSDLTSIGDILDDVLCRRFGEHCYVRYAAGYAPKAKQSALDKFNDGERAFVFLLESRACLPSVKLSSVDAIILFDSDWDPENDLRVLQRMPISSQFEQLTVFRLYSSFTVEEKVLMLAKEGSSIQLVNNSTSHALLRWGATYLFSKLDDLHGSNTPVFAQDIASDQSLLHDVICELSTVFSGGSSDIDNHGLSFIARVWQKGGEYAKNILLHGERVMKELDDGFDVFSWSNLLQGRSPRWKLLSVSSQRIRKPANHFDHKAKESESENNADNRKKRKVSEGNVDSKRKEVSKDTTVTRKGKVPDHANSKYLKKSLKNKKLNTSNVDEFLPKPDLAGLCDVLQLPKNVKALGARLLEHILEYFNVNWRDVSTMQAFELSVCWLAASLLKHNFDKQGSLALAKVHLNFNCEEEEVTYVYSKLLKFKKEFSSCLQSGICVEKCTSDCETPGLTDLVEDMQNGFQGPLESDTYRHDLQRESPTTVLATHYQTCAENFQIRLTDIGSCPQKSSGTFPAKADAIPVTSKASFLEHQSEVFDSSDDPCNVNPGTGSLENQINGDDFEVSLINNNEVVETITCSTADVPEVNQHCSVVSAVHGESIMDFPETTFPYMEPSNTDLLPLPQEDVTSFLENISIGEVLPFDEIFFENYNLHEDEPTLQVPDDPPESVPDPLQIEMERIKKATEEANRIRQQKLHQLESDHGMEVKELVAKYQMLLQNISTEVALQKKELDAYYKTVQKNKLLASVLDHNHKEYKREAVLFAEQGLPSAMGTASSSSTQQREHQPPLMSDQRLEQCLPMIAPHLFTPTEAVNTLEIANTSTAVPEMSAPRECIDPMIQSYVNLNYGCYSMASNPHLEASNSVPMMPSLSSGIPEQQLPLHLHQWQYQ
- the LOC112696531 gene encoding uncharacterized protein isoform X9 — protein: MSHGAPQYHKDKVVRDLSSETNNTLENGPVMHNMIATKADVGHSTSRCGGSEQCKDNTQTGVHVKDKKAVGELVCLQCLHGSELICCFGKGCQRRYHPSCLNPPLNYYPVGFWNCAWCVKKKLDLGAYSISEGVESILDSREGISKNNVTEKEYFVKYLGLAHAHNRWIPETQMLEEGPKVLSAFKRKRRVIKWKKEWSIPHRLLLKRAIVLPKQNKEHLDGHDNNYSVGCFEWLVKWSGLGYDHVTWELDSASFLTSSEGMKLKNDYESRRLQKGMDGDINEERKASFAELPVPPSGNSVAVSSQHLSYVNKLCMCWHKGQSAVIVDDKIDQERVMKVMSFILSLHCKGNKDVRRSIRTLEFYNDDNGILFQILLSSSDIIVEDLKELRCILWEAIIVDECQRPRILEHLDNIKILTTKLRLLVVSGQIKDDRADYVKMLSFLNSENHVLNTTETEPLVSDSISDLKSKLDQYVAFRTKTGSTRFAEFWVPSKLSSLQLEQYCSLLLSDRTLLCSAQKSDKVNALRGLLNSTRKCCNHPFLLDSSLYNSVNKGLSVEEQLNIGIKASGKLQLLEKILLKARSRGLRVMILFQSTSDLTSIGDILDDVLCRRFGEHCYVRYAAGYAPKAKQSALDKFNDGERAFVFLLESRACLPSVKLSSVDAIILFDSDWDPENDLRVLQRMPISSQFEQLTVFRLYSSFTVEEKVLMLAKEGSSIQLVNNSTSHALLRWGATYLFSKLDDLHGSNTPVFAQDIASDQSLLHDVICELSTVFSGGSSDIDNHGLSFIARVWQKGGEYAKNILLHGERVMKELDDGFDVFSWSNLLQGRSPRWKLLSVSSQRIRKPANHFDHKAKESESENNADNRKKRKVSEGNVDSKRKEVSKDTTVTRKGKVPDHANSKYLKKSLKNKKLNTSNVDEFLPKPDLAGLCDVLQLPKNVKALGARLLEHILEYFNVNWRDVSTMQAFELSVCWLAASLLKHNFDKQGSLALAKVHLNFNCEEEEVTYVYSKLLKFKKEFSSCLQSGICVEKCTSDCETPGLTDLVEDMQNGFQGPLESDTYRHDLQRESPTTVLATHYQTCAENFQIRLTDIGSCPQKSSGTFPAKADAIPVTSKASFLEHQSEVFDSSDDPCNVNPGTGSLENQINGDDFEVSLINNNEVVETITCSTADVPEVNQHCSVVSAVHGESIMDFPETTFPYMEPSNTDLLPLPQEDVTSFLENISIGEVLPFDEIFFENYNLHEDEPTLQVPDDPPESVPDPLQIEMERIKKATEEANRIRQQKLHQLESDHGMEVKELVAKYQMLLQNISTEVALQKKELDAYYKTVQKNKLLASVLDHNHKEYKREAVLFAEQGLPSAMGTASSSSTQQREHQPPLMSDQRLEQCLPMIAPHLFTPTEAVNTLEIANTSTAVPEMSAPRECIDPMIQSYVNLNYGCYSMASNPHLEASNSVPMMPSLSSGIPEQQLPLHLHQWQYQ
- the LOC112696531 gene encoding uncharacterized protein isoform X6, which codes for MSHGAPQYHKDKVVRDLSSETNNTLENGPVMHNMIATKADVGHSTSRCGGSEQCKDNTQTGVHVKDKKAVGELVCLQCLHGSELICCFGKGCQRRYHPSCLNPPLNYYPVGFWNCAWCVKKKLDLGAYSISEGVESILDSREGISKNNVTEKEYFVKYLGLAHAHNRWIPETQMLEEGPKVLSAFKRKRRVIKWKKEWSIPHRLLLKRAIVLPKQNKEHLDGHDNNYSVGCFEWLVKWSGLGYDHVTWELDSASFLTSSEGMKLKNDYESRRLQKGMDGDINEERKASFAELPVPPSGNSVAVSSQHLSYVNKLCMCWHKGQSAVIVDDKIDQERVMKVMSFILSLHCKVTRPFLIVSTSAALAVWEREFLHLAPSANLVIYKGNKDVRRSIRTLEFYNDDNGILFQILLSSSDIIVEDLKELRCILWEAIIVDECQRPRILEHLDNIKILTTKLRLLVVSGQIKDDRADYVKMLSFLNSENHVLNTTETEPLVSDSISDLKSKLDQYVAFRTKTGSTRFAEFWVPSKLSSLQLEQYCSLLLSDRTLLCSAQKSDKVNALRGLLNSTRKCCNHPFLLDSSLYNSVNKGLSVEEQLNIGIKASGKLQLLEKILLKARSRGLRVMILFQSTSDLTSIGDILDDVLCRRFGEHCYVRYAAGYAPKAKQSALDKFNDGERAFVFLLESRACLPSVKLSSVDAIILFDSDWDPENDLRVLQRMPISSQFEQLTVFRLYSSFTVEEKVLMLAKEGSSIQLVNNSTSHALLRWGATYLFSKLDDLHGSNTPVFAQDIASDQSLLHDVICELSTVFSGGSSDIDNHGLSFIARVWQKGGEYAKNILLHGERVMKELDDGFDVFSWSNLLQGRSPRWKLLSVSSQRIRKPANHFDHKAKESESENNADNRKKRKVSEGNVDSKRKEVSKDTTVTRKGKVPDHANSKYLKKSLKNKKLNTSNVDEFLPKPDLAGLCDVLQLPKNVKALGARLLEHILEYFNVNWRDVSTMQAFELSVCWLAASLLKHNFDKQGSLALAKVHLNFNCEEEEVTYVYSKLLKFKKEFSSCLQSGICVEKCTSDCETPGLTDLVEDMQNGFQGPLESDTYRHDLQRESPTTVLATHYQTCAENFQIRLTDIGSCPQKSSGTFPAKADAIPVTSKASFLEHQSEVFDSSDDPCNVNPGTGSLENQINGDDFEVSLINNNEVVETITCSTADVPEVNQHCSVVSAVHGESIMDFPETTFPYMEPSNTDLLPLPQEDVTSFLENISIGEVLPFDEIFFENYNLHEDEPTLQVPDDPPESVPDPLQIEMERIKKATEEANRIRQQKLHQLESDHGMEVKELVAKYQMLLQNISTEVALQKKELDAYYKTVQKNKLLASVLDHNHKEYKREAVLFAEQASSSSTQQREHQPPLMSDQRLEQCLPMIAPHLFTPTEAVNTLEIANTSTAVPEMSAPRECIDPMIQSYVNLNYGCYSMASNPHLEASNSVPMMPSLSSGIPEQQLPLHLHQWQYQ